The stretch of DNA AAAGAAGTTGTTGGATAAAGATAAAAGCTATTGTTAGAATTGTAGATCATATGCCCGTGTCTTACTCAGGTATCTCCTTGTGGGATCCTTTCTATGATCTCCTTTGTATTATCTTAACTTgtcttatagaaaaaaaaaaaaattacgattTTCCCGTACTCaattacctttttctttttctttttccttactAATAGAAATTTCATTAGAATTTTTCACCAGCTCAAAATAACTTATCATTCCCTCTCGTTTAGTGGCTTGTAATTTTATGCCCTCCTTTTGTCTTTGGGTTCCCCATATTTCCGTAGGTTTAATTACAGTTttgcctttttattattataaatgtgaattttgtttctctttgtttaaaaatataatatgacaAATTCATGAAATAAAAACCCTCGTGGGCCAATTGAGTTATTTGGATGGTTGGTTTAGAATTCTACTCGAGTTTGCGATTTAAGGCACATATCTTACGCTTTGATTTATAATCAGGAAAGGAAGGGGCCGTGGAATCCATTTCTTTCCTCATCTTTTTAATTCGTGGTCCTTCAGACATTTATAGCGAAAAAACCTGATTCGAGtcttttaatgaataatttcttAAACAAATTTATTCGCTAGCTACCCGCTGCCAAATCTTGGCTAACTTCTCCAAATTTTTCTCCCTTCAATTTTCTGGTGTCAGGcacaaaaaaatgaatcaacGATTTAGAAAACCtgaataattaagaaaataaatatattttgataattgcTGCTTTATGGGCATTAACATCATGCTTGTCCTACAATGCCCAGGAACCACTATAGCTAACTAAAATGGCAGAAGTGCCCGTCCCCACGCCTATCTGTGGGAACACATCCACCCCTACAGAAGGCCATCGACTAATACGCTATACACccgtcaaatatatatatatatatatatatatatattaacagaAACAATGAGACAAATTCAGACTAATCCCAAGCACTGGTCACACCTGGACCATAACCACCAGAAAACCCATATCCACCACTACCTTTTGCTCCACCATGGTAGTCCATAGCTCGATTAAATGAATTCTCCCTCCTAAAATCACGGCCGCCAAATCGGCCTCCCCAAGACCGCCGATTTCTGCCGCTGCCGCCACCACCACCATGAGAAGTTCTAGTCCTTGACGCATATCGTATAAGCCAAGCAGGCACTTCTTGATTTGCTTCTTGCATTAGATCAGCCAGTGGCCTTGCCAGTGATGAATTACCTTCATTAAAGAAGGCCGTTGCTAATCCTGTTTTGCCAGCCCGCCCTGTCCGCCCTATCCGGTGAACGTAATCATCAATATCATTGGGGAGATCAAAGTTGACCACATGCGCTACATGGGGAATATCCAGACCACGTGCCGCTACATCTGTTGCCACTAAAATTGGTGTCTTTCCACTCTTGAACGATCTCAATGCCTTTTCTCTTTCCTGCAAACAAAACCATAAACGATAAGGCTGTGATATTACAATGATAATGTCAAAACTACAGCTGCCGATGGAATGGTCAACACTAATCACAGGTCCAAAGGAAAGAACTACATTTAAAAACTGAAGATAACTTTCGTATTACCGTCAAGGCATTATCCTAGCCGACAGCAAAGAGTAAAGTTCACCTGTTGTGTTCTGTCACCATGAATGGTAGTTGCAGGAAAACCATTAACATACAACCAATGCTCCAATGAGTCGGCTCCCTTCTTTGTCTCCACAAAAACTAAAGTTAAAGATTGCTGCAAATTCAAAAGAcaagtaattatgaaaatagtgtgctaaatataaataaaaccatCAAATAAAACAGAAAGGAACTTCATAGGCAAGTCCAAATTGAAGAATGCGAGCATATCTCATGTTACCTTTCCCCGCATTCCACTTTCTTTCTGAGCATGAATAAGATCCATGAGATGGCTTCTCTTGTCATACTCATGAACAAATTCAACTCTTTGAACAATCAAATCAGTACTTGAACCAACCCTTCCAACAgccaaaaatatgtaatttgaaAGGAAATCAGATGCCAATCTCTGCATGCCAAATCAAAATCACAAGATTGCTATCAGATAGATGCAATTTGAGGTGATTCTTTTCAGCAAAGTTTTTATTGATAGCCTTGTTGCGTATTAAAAATGGTGATCCAATAAACAGTGCATGTAAAATAACTATATAGAAGAGATTGACTCTTCCCACTGCAATATATAAAGTACTTCCTATTGCAAGAAATTAAGCATAAAGTACCacctacatttttttatatgttctaGTGACAATCAAGAAAAGGAACAAGAGAATTATTGAGGTACAAAAGGGGCACCAAAAAAATCCTATTCCATTAGGATATCAAAAGAAGACCCTATATCACATACTGACCACTCAAGTACCCTGCATTACAAATTCCAAGTTCACACACATGCAAAAATGCACACATCAATATGTTTTCTTGATAGGTATATAATACACACCGATATGTTAAGACTCAAAGGGTATgacttcttattcttcttctaacaaaaaaaaaagcaccatGACACAACGATTGATAACATAAAATGCATGATACTATTAAGCAACTCAAGAAACCACTTAAACACGACAATTAAGACTTGCCTGTATCTCTTTTGGGAAGGTGGCGCTAAACAGCATTGTCTGTCTCACACCTTGTGGAGGCATGTCCATTTGTTCCACTATCTTTCGGATTTGAGGCTCAAAACCCATATCCAGCATCCGATCTGCTTCATCAAGAGCTAAATATCTGATCATCTGCAATGAGATTCTTGCTCTCTCAAGCAAATCAACCAATCGTCCCGGGGTTGCCACAAGGATATCGACTCCTCTCTCAAGCTCCCGCCACTACCCGCAAAACACATCATTAATTATCAATACAAAATTAGAAAGTAGATATTCACTAAAAGGTCAACCAAGCTGAAAATGAGAAGTATTACGAGTACAACTAACATGTTAGCTATGACCCTTCATGGTGAAACCAAAACAAACTCCTCAGTGTTCCCCACTCCAtctccccctcccccctttCAAACCACCCCAcccgacaaaaaaaaaacaaccctaAAGAACCAGTCAacatttatatgacataatttgacagttctttttatgaataaaaataaacatattaagtTTGGTAAATAATTTGACATTTTAACAGTAAACGTCTTTAAATATTACCCACACAAAATCTTATAACCATTCCCATGAATCCAAACCTCATGAGCATTATCTGCCGAAAAAAGAACAGCCACCGGCATTTTACTCGCCAGGATGGTGGAGATATTATCTCAAAGGCAAAGGTGTATCGAACTAAAACAGATTCAGATACTTATACTTAAACAGCTGCACTCTGCACCAgtcaaatccaaaataaagaaattccGAGATATAGGAAAAGCAACAAGTCCAATGCTATTGTGTTAATCCAAAAAGGAAAAGCAACTCTCTATAGCGAGCCTACTTCCATcaggataaaagaaaaaagaaatcagtTAAATAACATGCACAACCAAGCAAGTCCACATAAGATTATCTGCAGCCCTCCCAAATATAGATGTCAGGACGTTGATAACTtagaaagataatttttttgatgCGTTAACTTAGGAAGATAATAAACCAAATAGTATAATAAATGCAAACAAAGAGGCCAAGGAATCAGAAAACCAAAAAGATTGTCAATATAATGAAAACCTGTTGGTTGATTGGTGCTCCTCCATAAGTAACAACCACCTTGACACCAGTTTGATAGGAAAACTTTTTCGCCTCATCATGTATCTACAATTCAAtcaaaatggaaacaaaaatcagaaaaataaaatacataaatgatCATTTGCAAAGCTCTCAGGGTGCACATCAAGTATGATACAGCAGTATACATGAGAATCTGACCTGGCGTGATAACTCCCTAGTAGGCGAAAGAATTAGAGCAAGAGGGTATGCGGTCCGTGCTCCACGTGGTCTCTGAACATACTGCTCCCGCATGATTCCACTGATAATTGGAAAGCAAAAGGCAGCAGTCTTCCCTGACCCAGTCTGAGCACAAGCCATTAAGTCCCGTCCTGCAAGAGAAATTGGTATAGAATAACGCTGAACGGGTGTTGGTTTCACATACTTGCACCTCcgaatattttgatttaatgcATCCCCCAAGTCAATCTCTGCAAAAGTATTCACAGGGGGTGGCACAGTGTCCCCACTTGTCTCCACCGGAATGTCATCATAAGCCTCAAAGTTAATACCCGTATTTTCTTGTTCGCTAATCGCTTGCTCTGCATTGTCATCATCAACAAAGGGGTTCGCCTCGTGCTCCCTCCCTCGGTCCCACCCTCCATTCCTAGTACTCCAACCACTACGCCCTCGACCACCACCAGAACCATTATGTGCCGCACGCCCCAAGTCAGGCCTAGAACCTCCAGGCCAGCACAATCCAGTTGTGGGTCCACCAAAGCCAACCCGGCCATTGGCTGATGAAGGAACAGAGTGTAAACGATCAGGGGGATCTGTTGAAGGAGGTTGCCTATTACGGAGATGCGGTAGAACATACGTTGATCGGGTAGGGCGTGTTAAGCCACTACTATCAGAAGCAGCAGTGGCTGCATTCTCAGATGCAGAGTTATCTACAGAATCTGCCCACGAAGTTCTCATAATTGCAAAATGTATCGCTCTTTCCCCTTACTAACAACggaaacaaaattatataacaaaacaAACTCTCAGGATGAAGAATCAGATAGGGTTAAAATTCATACAAAAGAGTAGTGATAAAAACAGTTTCAAACTCAAGATTCGTCGAAAATTAGAACAACGATATGACGAAGGTTAGAAATCCCAATCAGCCAAGCAAACATATCAAATTAGAGACTTGCTTAATTTGCTGGAATGCCAtcaatataacataaattacgAGCAAACACACAGATTCGACAAAGGCAGTGACAAAATCTGATTTTTCCGTAATAATAATGAGCACGCAGCTGAACATCGAATTATAAAATACACATACATCGAAGGGCTAACAGcacgaaagaaaaaaagaagaagaagaaagagacaaCGAGCTCTATACCTAGCTTCGAGACACAGCAAAACAGTGTGAGGTAAAGAAGAGCGGAAACGAAAATAGCGTAACGAGTAGAGAGAATGAAGGGCAGTGATTTGGCGAATCTGGATCGGAGAATGAAACTTCGAAATCCCAGCTTGTTCAGGAAGACGAGAGGACATGGAGCGAAAGTATCGGTCTGATTCCACTTTGTACAAAACTAAAAACTTAGCAAAGAAGTTTGATGGTAGTCTCGAACTTCTTTTCTAAAGTTTTCTTCGCGTGCCGAACCTCGTTAGCTTTTTCCATATACATTAaacacacgcacgcacgcactatagatactcttttttttttttttttgaaaaagtatttaCATTAGCATGTAGCCGTAAATGTAGATTcgaaatttatctcaatttattttattattatttattactatttaataactttaactcacaaatcttattattactcataataaatcttattactatttacaactcatctcactactatttaaaataaaaatatcatgtgAAGTGTGTTGCAGTTATAAACTGATGTataatcattcttttttttttttcctctaatcTGGTGTCGCGTGCCGTTAGTATAAAGTTGTTTTAGGAGACATTTGTAtttagagataagttgagatggattgaaataatttgtgaataatagaataaaaattgaattacttattatattttatgtgagaatttagaaaaattattttaggatttgaaaaagttagattttttattatattttgtgtgagaatttgaaaattttgtaataataagatgagatgagttgagatgagttttgaatacaaggcttatttatttttaaccttctttttttttacatttttttaatatatttaaaaaattaaaaaatatatatcaatacattaaaaatcattttcttaattattaagtaacaacaaaaattaaatatataaacagtcTAAATGAGGGAGCAAATTTAAGCGATATATTAGCATTTTACTTTCTCTAATATATGACAAATTAAAAGTTATGGGCAATGATAGATCaacgtaataaaataaaaataagtgagttggttaaaaataataaatttttttgcaaCGACTAAGGAATCAAATGTTTAGgaaaagtttggatagtgagttaaattgagatgagataagaagagatttaaaagtaaaataaaatattatcaaaatataatttcttactataatttttgttttaaattttgaaaaagttaacttttttattatattttattttaaatttttaaaaaattgtaataaatgagatgaaatgagatgagttgttttaaatccaaacaatCCCTAATGATGTAATGAAAATTAGATGAGAGTCGATATAAAATCCTCCCACCACTTCGCAAAAACATCTAAACTCTTGTAGAACCCCTTTTGCCCACCTGAAAGTTTCTTGAAATGGATTGAAAGttttaaattagaattatttttattagtcactatttatcattatacaccctgtattttataaaaatattctcatatcttatgaaaaatattctcacaccttataaaaaattataaatataagatatgaaaataaatagcgagtaatacataataaatatcttttaactAATGTCTTTGACACAGTTACTATCAATACTCACGTTATTATTAGGAAAACCTCTCGCAATAGACGATTTAAAGCACTTCATTTATTACATTGTGCCAACAATTGCTATTACATTGGCCAACCATGGGACTAGACCAAATATTGGtatgatttttccatttttttttcccctttataaTATCTATTGTTCTAGGATAATTGTCGAGGCCTcactcaattaatttattttttaagatccatttgataatataatttttatcgagtagttttaaaaattttatttttaattttcatttaaatataaaatatttgttaatttcaaatttttatctattaattatctaattattataacttttacaaactcttaaacaaaatacaaaaaataattttactttcttaaaatttaaaataaaaatgatattcaatataattttgtgattttataatatttttattttaaatttttatttttttattttttaaaatattttaacttaaactattttattattatttataaatatattaaatattgtgtAGATAAAAAGATGATtaactataaattattttcgattatattttggttaaaaaaaaagagaggcaaAAGCTGTATGGTATAAATGCAATTGCCACGCGTTCAAGTCCCTCCTCCACGCGCTGTCCCATTTCGACTCGGTTGCCCGAGCGAGGACACGAGAAAACCTCAATTCTAGGGTTGGGGTTATCGCTAATTTGGATACGGTACAGGAGCAAGATGGGCTTGGATTCCTTACCGTCGGAATCGAGCAACGACCTCGATGAGCAGATCGCACAGCTCATGGAGTGCAAGCCACTCTCGGAGCAACAGGTTCCATTATTTGTATAggcatttataaaaaattaagtgaGTTTAGGATCTGTTTAGATGCtgaggagaaaagaaattatgaataagaagttttcaaattgtagtTAAATGTTAGTGATCTGATATTATCTGGTTTTGTTGTAGGTCAGAGTGTTATGCGAGAAGGCTAGGGAGATATTAATGGAAGAAAGTAATGTCCAGGTGCAACTGCTTACCCTTCACCTTATCTTCAATGGATATATTTATGCCgctagaaagagagagaaataataaccCAGCTTGCAGTGGCTTTTAGACTGATTTTGAGAATTAAACTCTCTTTCCAAAGAAATTATCTCATGGACAGTATcagtttgttttcaaaatccaagtgaaatatgattatttgctgctattgatcatattttattttttattgagtatatttttggattttcaaatttatcgtcttaaaaaggaaaataataatttatttttatatcgtTCCTGTCTCACAGCCTGTGAAAAGCCCCGTAACAATTTGTGGTGATATTCATGGGCAGTTTCATGATCTTGCCGAACTATTTCGAATTGGAGGGAAGGTATCAGTCCTAACCATGACATACTTTTTGTATTCAAATTCAACTCCTGTGTTTCAGCTGGGGAATGTCTAAATTAACTAATTGAGACCTGTCAACGAAATGCTTTTGAAGGTTGAAGTGCCCCAAAGGTATTGTGGAGTAAATTGCCTCTAGTCAGGGACCTGTTCTTTTATTTCACTGCATTGTTGGTTTAAAATTCAATTCACTGTGATTATTCTGCTCATTCTATTGACC from Juglans regia cultivar Chandler chromosome 4, Walnut 2.0, whole genome shotgun sequence encodes:
- the LOC108982712 gene encoding DEAD-box ATP-dependent RNA helicase 37-like; translated protein: MRTSWADSVDNSASENAATAASDSSGLTRPTRSTYVLPHLRNRQPPSTDPPDRLHSVPSSANGRVGFGGPTTGLCWPGGSRPDLGRAAHNGSGGGRGRSGWSTRNGGWDRGREHEANPFVDDDNAEQAISEQENTGINFEAYDDIPVETSGDTVPPPVNTFAEIDLGDALNQNIRRCKYVKPTPVQRYSIPISLAGRDLMACAQTGSGKTAAFCFPIISGIMREQYVQRPRGARTAYPLALILSPTRELSRQIHDEAKKFSYQTGVKVVVTYGGAPINQQWRELERGVDILVATPGRLVDLLERARISLQMIRYLALDEADRMLDMGFEPQIRKIVEQMDMPPQGVRQTMLFSATFPKEIQRLASDFLSNYIFLAVGRVGSSTDLIVQRVEFVHEYDKRSHLMDLIHAQKESGMRGKQSLTLVFVETKKGADSLEHWLYVNGFPATTIHGDRTQQEREKALRSFKSGKTPILVATDVAARGLDIPHVAHVVNFDLPNDIDDYVHRIGRTGRAGKTGLATAFFNEGNSSLARPLADLMQEANQEVPAWLIRYASRTRTSHGGGGGSGRNRRSWGGRFGGRDFRRENSFNRAMDYHGGAKGSGGYGFSGGYGPGVTSAWD